From the genome of Pelobacter propionicus DSM 2379, one region includes:
- a CDS encoding EAL domain-containing protein, whose protein sequence is MKIRIVEDERAHAEAISRSFGAALPDARVSICATLAEYRAGLASDPPDIVLIDLNLPDGSALEALTCPAEEGAFPLLIMTAHGNEEMAVAAMKAGALDYIVKSAQAFACMPQTVERALREWNLLRKHRQAELSLCESESRFRRILQEIPSIAFKGYGVDGTVRYWNLASELFYGYSAGEAIGRNLLDLVIPEGMRAEEKRRMLRMAETGRADPPSEQCLLRRDGSRITVLSCHAVVRRPGEAPELYGLDIDISERKINEEQLEYLATHDELTGLANRALFHDRLEQSLHYAKRSGRIVAVLLLDLDRFKIINDSLGHSFGDRLLSAVAQRLDRVVRDTDTVARLGGDEFVLLLAEVTEPDDVGLLASRILHELAVPHRIEGREIVMSASLGISLYPKDSGDGSTLIRNADIAMYRAKQEGGGVFSFYAPEMNQRAMETMEIESALRLALERGEFTLYYQPKVDLASGRISGCEALIRWLHPRRGVVAPADFIPLAEETGLIVPIGTWVLKEACRQVRAWQAEGVPIANVAVNLSARQFRTGDLPGLVREVLGETGLDPHLLELEMTESMVMADHAQVVAVMEELTAIGVRLSLDDFGTGYSSFAHLSHFPINHLKIDRSFIKQIVTDPNSATIATSIIAMAHRMRLKAIAEGVETEAQLAYLRKQGCDEIQGYLLSRPLPASEYAALVRRDAGFSCLSAAEQGGGRTLLIVHDEPHTLDSLQRALGGDGYRILTASDAFEGLELLARENVQVVLSDQRMARISGSEFFDRVRVLHPDTVRVVIAGQAEREADSDSRNCDQPYSFLLESWSDELLRGQIQDSFRWYETNLRSPREATLESPRCPAARDGAE, encoded by the coding sequence ATGAAGATACGTATTGTTGAGGATGAACGTGCCCATGCCGAGGCTATCTCCCGTTCGTTCGGAGCCGCGCTTCCCGATGCGAGGGTCAGCATTTGCGCCACGCTGGCCGAGTATCGGGCCGGCCTGGCGAGCGATCCTCCCGACATCGTGCTGATCGATCTGAACCTGCCCGACGGCAGTGCCCTGGAGGCCCTGACCTGTCCCGCGGAGGAGGGAGCCTTTCCCCTTCTGATCATGACTGCCCATGGCAACGAGGAGATGGCCGTGGCTGCCATGAAGGCCGGCGCCCTGGATTACATCGTCAAATCGGCCCAGGCCTTCGCATGCATGCCCCAAACCGTTGAACGGGCATTGCGCGAGTGGAACCTGCTCCGGAAGCACCGCCAGGCCGAACTGTCCCTGTGCGAAAGCGAGAGCCGCTTCCGCCGAATCCTGCAGGAAATACCCTCCATCGCCTTCAAGGGCTACGGTGTCGACGGCACGGTGCGTTACTGGAACCTGGCTTCCGAACTGTTCTACGGCTATAGCGCCGGGGAGGCCATCGGCCGCAACCTGCTGGACCTGGTCATCCCCGAGGGGATGCGCGCGGAGGAAAAACGGCGCATGCTCCGCATGGCGGAAACGGGGCGGGCGGATCCTCCCTCCGAGCAGTGTCTGCTGCGCAGGGATGGGTCGCGCATAACGGTGCTCTCATGTCATGCCGTTGTGCGCAGGCCGGGGGAAGCCCCTGAACTATACGGTTTGGACATCGACATAAGCGAGCGCAAGATCAACGAAGAACAGCTGGAGTACCTGGCCACCCACGACGAACTGACCGGGCTGGCCAATCGGGCGCTTTTTCATGACCGGCTTGAACAGTCACTGCACTATGCCAAACGTTCCGGCCGCATCGTTGCCGTGCTGCTCTTGGACCTGGACCGTTTCAAGATCATCAACGACAGCCTCGGGCATTCCTTCGGCGACAGGCTGCTCAGCGCTGTTGCCCAGCGCCTGGATCGGGTCGTGCGCGATACGGATACCGTGGCCCGACTGGGAGGCGACGAGTTCGTCCTGCTCCTGGCGGAAGTGACCGAGCCCGACGACGTGGGGCTGCTTGCGTCCCGGATTCTGCACGAACTGGCGGTCCCCCACCGGATAGAGGGGCGGGAGATCGTCATGAGCGCCAGCCTGGGCATCAGCCTCTACCCCAAGGACAGCGGTGACGGCTCCACCCTGATACGCAATGCCGATATAGCCATGTACCGTGCCAAACAGGAAGGGGGAGGGGTTTTCTCGTTTTACGCGCCGGAGATGAACCAGCGGGCCATGGAAACCATGGAGATCGAAAGCGCCCTGCGCCTGGCGCTGGAGCGGGGGGAATTCACCCTGTACTATCAGCCCAAGGTGGATCTGGCCAGCGGTCGCATCAGCGGCTGCGAGGCCCTGATCCGCTGGCTGCATCCCCGGCGGGGAGTGGTGGCGCCGGCCGACTTCATCCCCCTGGCCGAGGAGACCGGACTGATCGTTCCCATCGGCACCTGGGTGCTGAAGGAGGCCTGCCGTCAGGTTCGAGCATGGCAGGCCGAGGGGGTGCCCATAGCGAACGTGGCGGTCAACCTCTCGGCCCGGCAGTTCCGCACGGGGGACCTGCCGGGGCTGGTGCGGGAGGTTCTCGGGGAAACCGGTCTCGACCCCCATCTGCTGGAGCTGGAGATGACCGAGAGCATGGTCATGGCCGATCACGCCCAGGTCGTAGCGGTCATGGAGGAGCTGACGGCTATCGGTGTTCGCCTCAGTCTGGACGATTTCGGCACCGGCTACTCCAGTTTTGCCCACTTAAGCCACTTCCCCATCAACCACCTGAAGATCGACCGCTCCTTCATCAAACAGATCGTTACCGATCCCAACTCCGCCACCATCGCCACCTCCATCATCGCCATGGCGCACCGCATGCGACTGAAGGCCATTGCCGAGGGGGTGGAGACCGAGGCCCAGCTGGCCTACCTGCGCAAACAGGGGTGCGACGAGATCCAGGGATACCTGCTCAGCCGTCCGCTTCCGGCGTCGGAATATGCTGCTCTGGTGCGCCGGGATGCCGGCTTTTCCTGCCTTTCGGCGGCAGAGCAGGGGGGAGGGCGCACGCTGCTGATCGTCCATGACGAGCCGCACACCCTCGACTCCCTGCAGCGGGCACTGGGCGGCGACGGCTACCGCATTCTCACCGCCAGCGATGCCTTCGAGGGGCTGGAACTGCTGGCAAGGGAGAACGTACAGGTGGTGCTCTCCGACCAGCGCATGGCCAGGATCAGTGGCAGTGAGTTTTTCGACCGGGTCAGGGTGCTGCACCCCGATACGGTCCGTGTGGTCATCGCGGGCCAGGCCGAGCGGGAGGCGGACAGCGACTCGCGGAATTGTGATCAGCCCTACAGCTTCCTGCTGGAGTCGTGGAGCGATGAGCTGCTGCGCGGCCAGATCCAGGATTCGTTCCGCTGGTACGAGACCAATCTCCGCTCCCCGCGGGAAGCCACACTGGAATCTCCCCGCTGCCCCGCTGCCAGGGATGGAGCAGAATGA